GCCGGCTCGGAGCGCGTGCTCTACCTTTTCGAGGCCGGCTCATAGCCGACCCTTTTTCTGGTTTCCGCTCAGGTGGCCATCGACCGGGCCACGCCCACCGGAGTCACCTCCGATGGGACGGAACCGGATACAGCATTCGCGGTCGTTCTCCAAGATTCTCAATATCCCTGAGGGCCAACGGGGAAAGCAAACACATGACCCGAACTCCCTCCGACCCACCTCCCGTACCCTCCCGATTTGATCCGGCCGTCCCCTTGGCTGCATTCAGCCTCGCGAGCACACTGCTCTTTTTCGTGCCGGCCCATGCCTACCTGGCCAATCAGGCCGCGCTGCTCGTGTTCTTTGATGAACTGCTTGCCGTTCTAGCGCTGGTAACCGTGGTCTTTACTTTGCTGCTCACCGGACTGCTTTTGCTGGTGCCTCGACGGATTCGTCCTCGCCTCGGGGTCCTGCTGCTCGCGCTCACCCTGCTATGCTGGATTCATGCCTATGCCCTCGTCTGGTCCTACGGTGCTCTGGACGGCGAAACCATCGTCTGGGCGGATTATCCCGGACGCCTGCTGACTGATGGGGCGCTCTGGTTGGTTCTAAGCGCGGTATTGCTTTGGTTTGCGCCGCGAATCCACCGACGGATGCCATTGTTTTGCGCAGGAATATTGCTGCTTCAGATTGGTTCTCTGGCCGTAAACGCCACCCATGTCCATAATAGCTCGCACGACTACTCCAAGCATTACTACGTCGATAAACGGCCGGTCTTCGAGTTCTCCGCGGGACGCAATGTCGTGCTGATCCTGCTGGACGAATATCAGACCGACATTTTCTCGGAAGCGATCTTGCCGCATCAGGAATACCGCGCGCAGTTCCCGGGGTTCACCTATTTTCCCGACACCACGGCGGGGTTCAATTTCACCGAATTTGCCATCCCTTCCATCCTGACCGGCCGCATCTACGACAACAGCCAGCCCCGGCAGGATTTTCTAAAATCAGCCTACCTCAAGGATTCCCTGCCAGCCGCGCTGAGACAGGCCGGAATAGACGTGCATCTGTATCCTTGGCGCAGTCTCGCCAATGAGTCGATTTACTACCACGACGAACTGGCGGACAATATTCTACGCCGACCTCGCCCACTCGCGGACAAACTGGTCGACGTAGCCCGGGTGGTGGACCTTGGCCTGTTTCGCAGTCTGCCCCACTTCGCGAAGCGATTTGTCCATAACGACTCGAGCTGGCTGGTCTCGCGATGGATGGCCGGTTCAGCCAAATCATCCGCCACGCGCCAGCCTGAACCCATTCCACGCGAAGTCGGACTCGGGCACACCTTGGACGACCTCTTTCGGATGTTTGCACTCGGTTTGGATCACCCCGACACGCGGATTACGATTCGTCCCGGCCGGGATGTCTTCAAGTTCTACCACCTGGCCGGTCTGCATGTGCCGGTGAAGATGAAGCGCGATCTCAGTTACGGTAAATTTGACTACACGCGGGAGAATTTCAGCGAACAAGCCGAGGCCTACGCCCGCATCATGGGCGCGTTTCTGCGAAAACTGAAACAACACGGACTCTACGACAATTCCCTGATCGTCATGGTGGGCGATCATGGCAGCGGCCGTTCACCCGAGATGTATGTGAAGCCCGAGTTTACCGCCCGGACGGCAGAACTGGATCGCACGGCGGCGCGGGGAGACTTCCAGCGGGACAAAGCCCGGGGGCTTCCCTTGCTCCTCATAAAGCGCTTCGGTGCGCAGGGCGAAATCCGCACCTCGACCCTTCCAGCTTCCGTGATCGACATCCCCGCCACTATCCGCGCGGAGCTCAATCTTCCGACGAAGCCGGTTCCTGCCCTGACGCCCTATCCCGCACTCCACGGCGTCTCACTCTTCAACCAGACTGAGCCGCCGGAGAAGCGAACCCGATACTACGGCGCCATGCTATGGACACCGCAGCAAACCGACTATCTCGGGACCCTGAGCCTGTATCAGATTGAAGGCCATGGCTGGAACGACGGTTCCTGGTCGTTTATCCAGCGTCTCACGCCCCCGCAGTGAGCGCGCTCACACGCGCAACGATTCTTTGAAGGTGGCGATCTGGTCGGGGCTGCCGAGCACCAGCAGGCTGTCGCCGACGCAGAGTTTTTCATCACCGCGAGGATTGAGTATGCGGTGGCCCGCGCGATTGATGCCCGCCACCTGCAGGCCGTAGGCCTTGCCCAGGGCCACTTCTGCAAGCGTGCGGCCGTGCAGTCTGCTTTCGACGGGAATCTCCAGCGACTCCATGCGCACCTCGTCGAAGTTGGATGTCACCGGTGCGCCGGAAGCGCGCTGGAGATACTCCTTGCCGGCCGCCACCTGCTCGGCGGTGCCGAGCAGCAGCACCTTGTCACGCGGATACAGGATCATGTCGCCGGTGGGATTCCCCACCATGACCCCCTGCCGTTCGACGCCGGCCACGGTGCAGCCAAATTTCGTGCGCAGCGCGAGTTCGCCCAGCGAGCGGCCGCGGCTGTCTGCGAGGTCGGGCAGCATGCAGTCCGTGAGCGCGAGCTTCCACTCGCCGTGAGGTGCCATCCAGGGCGCGGTGGTCCCGGTGAACTTGTGGTCGCCCTGGGTCAGGCGCTCCTGCAACTCCACCTCCAGCATGCTGTGCCAGTAGATGAGCCGGCTCCGCAGGAAATACAGCCCGACCAGCACGACCACCAGCACCGCCGCCGGCAGCCAGCGCGCGGCGCCGCTGATCGGGAGGATGGCGTTCAGCCACAACACGAGCAGCAGCCCCGCCCCGATCTTCAGGCCGGTCTCAACCACCGGGGCCAGCTTGGCCGCCTTCGCGTGCCCCTGGGTGCTGACCTGCGCGTAGAGCAGGCTCAGCGCCGAAAGATTGCGCCAGATCGCCACCAGGGGTGCCAGGGCGACCAGCACGAGCACGCTCCAGAACAGCACCGTGGCTCCGCTCGGATAGCGGCTGTGCACCGGCAGGTAATCCCGCACCAGGCTGAACATCTGGTCGGAGAAGACAAAAAGTCCCGTCACCAGCAGCATCTCCAGCGTGATCTGGATGACGCGCTTGCGGCTGAGCTGCCAGAGCACGCTGCGTTTCTGGATCTGTTGAAACCGCTCGAGCAGGCGCCCGTAGTAGCCGAGCCAGCTTTCCAGCCAGACGGGTTGGCGGGCCGCCACCCAGTCGCTGATGACGCCGGAGCGACGCGTGAGCACCGGAGCGGCGATGGCCGTCAGCAAGGAAAGCCCCACCGCCACCGCGCCAAAGCTGGCAGGCACGACCCCGGCGGTAACGCCCAGTTGCGCGATGATGAACGAAAATTCGCCGATGGGCGTGATCATCAGGCCCACGCGAACCGCATCCTTGAGCTGCACGCCGGTCACCAGCATCGCCACCGTGCCGCCGAGCGGGCGCGCCACCATGGCCAGCACCGAGGCTCCGAGCACCAGCAACCACGACTGACCCAAAAGGCGCACGTCAATCTGCATGCCGATGGAAACGAAAAACACGGCGCTGAACATGTCGCGAGCCCCCTCGAACACGCGGTCGATCTGCGCCCGTTGCGGGGTTTCCGCGATGATCGAACCAAGGATGAACGCGCCCATCGCCAGCGAATAGCCGGCCTTCTGCGCGGTGAGCGCCAAACCGAGCATCAGTCCGGCCACCATGAGCGTCTGCAATTCCTCACTCGCCGACTCGCCCAGCCGCCGCAAGAGCCACGGCACGAGTAGCAGGCCGATCACACCGGCCAGCGCCACGAACGCACTCAACAGGCCCAGTGTCTGGCCGACCCTGGCTTCCCCCATGCCGCCGAGCAGCACCACGGAATTGAGCAGGGCCAGCGAAATGACCGCGACCACGTCCTCCAGCACCGTTATGCCCATGGCCATCTGGCCGGCTTTTTCGTGGGTCAGGCCGGTTTCCTGCAGCACCTTGCTGATGATGGCCGAGGAGGAAACGATCAGCAGGGCCCCGAAGAACACCGCCGACTCCCCGCTGAAGCCGAGCAGCGGCGAGCCCAGCCGCGACAGATTATAGACAATCAGCGCCGTCACCGCCGTGGCCACCAGCAGCGAGAGGCCGAGGCGGCGCAGCTTGCGCAGGCTGAGCTTCATGCCGATCGAGAACATGAGGAACACGAGGCCGACCTGCGCCAGCGTCTCGATGCGCCCGATGTCCGTCACAAGCGAGAAGGGCGGCGTGAACGGACCGATCACCATGCCGGCCGCCAGAAAACCCACGATGACGGAAAGCCCCGCCCGGTGGCAGGCCCAGCCGACGAGTCCCGCCACCAGCATGACGACCGCGAGATCCTTGATGAAGTCGATGCCTTGCATGAGGGTGTGGCGACTAACACGGCAGGCACAACCGATTCGTCAAGTCCTCAGGACTCGAATCCGGCACAAATTTCGCGATGACCGCGAGCGGACTTTACCCCGGCCGCCCGGGAAGCCAGAAACATCGCGACCCCATGCCCGACCAACCGCTCGACCCCGTTGACTTCTCCGTGCAGTTTTCTTCCGCGGCGCTGGCGGCGGGTTTCAGGCGGCAGGACTTCGGGGCGGTGCTTGGCCATCCGCTTTCGGCCTACACCAAGCGCAGCGTCGGTCCGCGACCGCGGATTTACCTCTCCGCCGGGATGCATGGCGATGAACCGGCTCCGCCTTGGGCGCTGCTGCAGCTCATGCGGGAAGGTTTCTTCGACCGACGCTGCACCTGGTTTGTCTGCCCGCTGCTCAACCCGACCGGATTCCTGCACGGGACCCGGGAAAACCACGCCGGCCTGGACCTCAACCGGGATTACAAGTCTCTGCAGTCCGCCGAAACTCAGGCCCATGTCCGCTGGCTCCGACAGCAGCCGAATTTCGACCTGAGCCTCTGCCTGCACGAGGATTGGGAAGCGCAGGGGTTCTACCTCTACGAACTGAACCCGCTCAATCTGCCCTCGCTGGCAAATGATCTGATTGAAGCCGCCCGC
This DNA window, taken from Oleiharenicola lentus, encodes the following:
- a CDS encoding M14 family metallopeptidase; the protein is MPDQPLDPVDFSVQFSSAALAAGFRRQDFGAVLGHPLSAYTKRSVGPRPRIYLSAGMHGDEPAPPWALLQLMREGFFDRRCTWFVCPLLNPTGFLHGTRENHAGLDLNRDYKSLQSAETQAHVRWLRQQPNFDLSLCLHEDWEAQGFYLYELNPLNLPSLANDLIEAARVHGPIEIATVIDGREAAGPGIIRPVSDPLLRESWPEAIYLRNHHGPLDYTLETPSTLPLEQRIATQRAVVRAAVGALLQ
- a CDS encoding cation:proton antiporter encodes the protein MQGIDFIKDLAVVMLVAGLVGWACHRAGLSVIVGFLAAGMVIGPFTPPFSLVTDIGRIETLAQVGLVFLMFSIGMKLSLRKLRRLGLSLLVATAVTALIVYNLSRLGSPLLGFSGESAVFFGALLIVSSSAIISKVLQETGLTHEKAGQMAMGITVLEDVVAVISLALLNSVVLLGGMGEARVGQTLGLLSAFVALAGVIGLLLVPWLLRRLGESASEELQTLMVAGLMLGLALTAQKAGYSLAMGAFILGSIIAETPQRAQIDRVFEGARDMFSAVFFVSIGMQIDVRLLGQSWLLVLGASVLAMVARPLGGTVAMLVTGVQLKDAVRVGLMITPIGEFSFIIAQLGVTAGVVPASFGAVAVGLSLLTAIAAPVLTRRSGVISDWVAARQPVWLESWLGYYGRLLERFQQIQKRSVLWQLSRKRVIQITLEMLLVTGLFVFSDQMFSLVRDYLPVHSRYPSGATVLFWSVLVLVALAPLVAIWRNLSALSLLYAQVSTQGHAKAAKLAPVVETGLKIGAGLLLVLWLNAILPISGAARWLPAAVLVVVLVGLYFLRSRLIYWHSMLEVELQERLTQGDHKFTGTTAPWMAPHGEWKLALTDCMLPDLADSRGRSLGELALRTKFGCTVAGVERQGVMVGNPTGDMILYPRDKVLLLGTAEQVAAGKEYLQRASGAPVTSNFDEVRMESLEIPVESRLHGRTLAEVALGKAYGLQVAGINRAGHRILNPRGDEKLCVGDSLLVLGSPDQIATFKESLRV
- a CDS encoding sulfatase-like hydrolase/transferase, which translates into the protein MAAFSLASTLLFFVPAHAYLANQAALLVFFDELLAVLALVTVVFTLLLTGLLLLVPRRIRPRLGVLLLALTLLCWIHAYALVWSYGALDGETIVWADYPGRLLTDGALWLVLSAVLLWFAPRIHRRMPLFCAGILLLQIGSLAVNATHVHNSSHDYSKHYYVDKRPVFEFSAGRNVVLILLDEYQTDIFSEAILPHQEYRAQFPGFTYFPDTTAGFNFTEFAIPSILTGRIYDNSQPRQDFLKSAYLKDSLPAALRQAGIDVHLYPWRSLANESIYYHDELADNILRRPRPLADKLVDVARVVDLGLFRSLPHFAKRFVHNDSSWLVSRWMAGSAKSSATRQPEPIPREVGLGHTLDDLFRMFALGLDHPDTRITIRPGRDVFKFYHLAGLHVPVKMKRDLSYGKFDYTRENFSEQAEAYARIMGAFLRKLKQHGLYDNSLIVMVGDHGSGRSPEMYVKPEFTARTAELDRTAARGDFQRDKARGLPLLLIKRFGAQGEIRTSTLPASVIDIPATIRAELNLPTKPVPALTPYPALHGVSLFNQTEPPEKRTRYYGAMLWTPQQTDYLGTLSLYQIEGHGWNDGSWSFIQRLTPPQ